One genomic segment of Streptococcus salivarius includes these proteins:
- a CDS encoding transcriptional regulator, whose protein sequence is MKNTSKLIGILSALIVVILAVFLVTMFNSHESARVNTSSSPAKTVKKSSSSSSKAVKKDKKTAKSSSSAVSNEENDNQASAVAPKASSQKQAQAGTTDGGQVVESTTPASQVGGVEGGRGAWTATSGTLTLDEETPVYAAPDKDSGAVSTLPAGDVDWDKYEILPDGNWYSFVKNGQRYYISYSDVGH, encoded by the coding sequence ATGAAAAATACAAGTAAACTCATTGGTATCCTATCAGCTCTAATTGTAGTTATCCTTGCTGTCTTCTTAGTGACTATGTTTAATAGTCATGAGTCGGCGCGTGTTAACACAAGTAGTAGCCCAGCCAAGACGGTCAAGAAATCATCTTCAAGCTCAAGTAAAGCTGTTAAGAAGGATAAGAAAACAGCTAAATCATCATCTTCAGCAGTTTCAAATGAAGAAAATGACAATCAGGCTTCAGCAGTAGCACCTAAAGCTTCTTCTCAAAAACAAGCCCAAGCAGGAACTACAGATGGTGGACAAGTGGTTGAATCTACAACACCAGCTTCTCAAGTTGGAGGAGTTGAAGGTGGTCGAGGTGCATGGACAGCAACTTCTGGAACATTGACACTTGATGAGGAAACACCTGTTTATGCTGCTCCAGATAAAGATAGCGGAGCAGTTTCTACACTTCCTGCCGGAGATGTTGACTGGGATAAATATGAAATTTTACCTGATGGAAACTGGTATAGTTTTGTTAAGAATGGCCAACGTTATTATATTTCATATTCAGATGTAGGACATTGA